CAACAAGATTATGCAGCACatggaaacaagcagacacagatgaacgtacagtgaatggacacagagaacagacagcaagcatgcAGCTGGGGGGGCaggtaactgaaaaataaatctttttaaagagtGGTTGAttacaaataaaaacataatagaAAAGTTAATCATAGGAATTATAATGGCATTTTAAAGGGTAACAATTAATATACACACTAATCAGATATGTTTATCAAGATACACACCTGACCTAACACTGGCATTTCGAGGTGAGAAAGTCCTTTAAATTAGGGGCCAGcatgcagtctgaaatcacagcATCTATTGGGCCTTGAAAGCTCTAGGAGGAAAACTTAACATCAAATTGTTCTGGCTGGCTAATGGCAAAATAAAGTCAAATGTGAATGCTCTCTTTCCCACTGAGTCTTCCAAGAATTCTCACAAATATCGGTCTAACAAATTAAAGAGAAGACAATATTAAAAATCACCATAGGTGCTAAGGAAACAAGTTACATTTACAAAGAGCCACAAGAAAAGTAGACAGTCTGAAAAAGACTTTAACTGTTTCAGATTTGGAAATAATTCAGATATcaaatatgaaacatttttaatgagttttagaaaaaattttaaaatcttatataaaATTCCATAAATACATTTCAATAATGAATCACATAGAACCTCTAAGTTTGAAaagtacaatgatgaaaatttaaCATTTCCATGCAGTAGAACTGGGAGAAATTTAGCTGCAATGGAAATCAAAGCCATCAACACCACACTGAaagagaagtttaaaaataagtCAAATTTATTTCTGTAGACTTCCCTATAGCTGACATCTTCTCTATTAATAGATAGTAGATAATAATAGATaatagatacatttttaaaaacctgcatTCTAGAAACTCCAGGAAATGAACAACATATGTAACCATATTTGGGACAAGGTACTTCAGAGTTACAAGGGTGTTTCCAATTCTTCTGAGAAGAGTGATCTGGAATAGAGGGGAAATGAAGATGGTGGAATTGGGGAAAGACCCTAGGAGAGTAAATCTAGGatcttctcattcaatactgttactccAGAATTTGCTTCAATTGGATACTCAGCTCTTGGAAGCTGgggaagaaatcatcatcttTATGCTTGAAAGATACTCACTTTGACACTGTCTACAATTCTAGCATGCATAATAAGAGGTAAGAactccaaatgttttttttttcttaacctgCTTTCTttaattaggcactgcctatgttcctgagagatttattttctgtctttattttttttaatgttacattaaaaaattatgaggtccccatatacctcccacactccttaccccactcttcccacattaaaaacctctttcatcatcatggcacattcattgcatttggtgaatatattttggagcactgactGTTGTaacacatggatagtggtttacatagtagtttcactctccctcattccacccagtgggccatgccaggatatagaatgtccagcagtTGTCCACatataccacccaggacaattccaagtcctgaaaatgcccccacatcatatcacttcttccctctccctaccctcagcagctactgcagccactttctccacatcaatgctacaatttcttccattactactcacaatagtaccacagtagaatatcaggaagtccactctagtccatactctattactccatcctgtggacataACCCTGGTATGGTTATTTCCACTTCTCTAAATCCAGAGGGGGCTTaagttccacatggatgatggatgcacttctcctgcttgcagatgtaggcactcttggctccctgatgtggtggttggccttctctGCCCATTAGCTAGCCTGGATAAATCctaccagagggtaggagttgcaagtctgctgaggttcagggccttgctgtcacatggacagtccagagattcaaagttgcctgagtatacaccaatgccaGCGCCAACAACAGGTCTGGTGAAAGtatcagaagaggcatgtgaagaaaggtcatatctgaatccaaatccatcccactcaggaccacaaacaccaaagtagtgccaactgacatggcactgaactccagagccatctgccatgacagtagaatctgtgggtctctgatgccctcaggagaaccagtaacttggcttctatctactttggctgtctctgggaccctgctgaggcatgggtaagcattacccctctgatgacttcctgactcatttttggagactcatagccatataaactcatttgtcctttccacttcccccttttatccaaagtcataaagcaatttttaacacctgatataaCATGTAGgccgagatattctgctagtctgagttgacccttttattcaaggtctttttctagttacatcatcagctggtgcatGTTTGTAATCCTAATTGCTTTTTACTGTGTGTTAGATTAAGTGATGTTCCTTGGATACCGAAGTTGTTTATTATCACTTTCTCACTATGGACATTTATTCTTCAATTGAGagtgttcatttttttctaaatttttcatggTAGGGTACCTAAATAACTATTGTACTTGTACAACAAAATACAATTGAACAGAACAGAACTCACTCAGAATGAGTCTTTTCCTCCTTCTGTTTAAGATACATTTCATGGCTTTCATCCACTTCTCCAGGATAAATTAGTAGTAATTCCTTCTGTAAATTGGTATTTATCCCTCACTCAATTTGTAGATGTTTCTTTAGCAGAAATCAATCTTTTAGGGCCTCTCCTCAAATTTTTCCTTAAACAAAACCCTAAACTGCACTTAACATGCACAGATGGCAGACAATTTGATATTTTCCTTATAGTCTTTTATAGATTCTTCAGGAATTAATTTAGATTTCCAAGACAACAAATTTTTACTCTCAGTTCAGATGAATCTTTATTGTTTCCACGTATTTTAGGGTCCTAGAGAAGAGTATCATTCTACTAACAAAAccagaaatattctttttttctgacaGAAAAAATAGGAGTTGCAGGAAATGGGAAGTTAGTAAGATGTAGGAGAGCATAGCAGATTTGAAACAGTCTCCATCACTCACTCATATTTTATGCTTCAAATTTTTTCTTAAGAAACAAGGTATCAGCTAGGTatatcagtaaggaaacagaCAAGGTTTTTAGGAGATTTGAAAGAAATACAATCACCCTCTCTTCTTAATTATACTCAAAATATAAGTAAGTTTGGCATCTACCTTTCTGTCTATATGATATAGTGTGAGGTCAGTAGGGTGGGctggctcttttatttattttattttttgtcttctcattttttttaattaaaaaagacttcaattacataaaatataacagaatatataggggattcccatatggccctCTCCgcacacctcccatattttcccatattagcaaaatctttcattagtgtggtactttcattgtaattgataaacacaatttggagtattgccactaactaCTAATTAAAGTTTGCATTGcattttacactctttcccactcaattttgtaggttatggaaagatatGTTAGGACTTGTATCTGTGAttgtagtgtcattcaggacaattcccaagtcctaaaaTCGGCCCCTTGTTACAACTGTTTGTCCCCCTCTCTGCCTTcggaaactccagtggccactgcctccacatcaataatattccttcccttctctcttagcagacttttctccctctttttgatTTGTATTGCTGTTCTCCAGAAGATGAGGAACTTGCAAGTATGGTGCCTGTTAAACAATACGTAAGGCAAGAGCCTCCTACTATCTGATTGCAGAAAGGAGATATATTTGTGGAGTCAACAATTTCAGTGGAGTCTTCTTGGGTATTCAGTGTTCCTGCTGATAACAGAAGTATCAACTTTCAATGTTGGCCTGTTTTCCAGTGTTTCCTATATTTCCAGTTACTTGAAAGCCATAACTCTAGCTTCTTCAATAAGATGAGTGTGCATGCTTactattattttctaaaaatacttaaaaaagcTTTCTGCTTTTTAAGAGACTtctgaatgaagaaaataaaccatACAGGAAGAAATTTCTAATTGAAGAAAATAAGTCATATGGGTAAACTCTTCGGTAAAAAACTGATTGCAAAAGCACATTCTTGTAGGATAGAAATCTGGGAATTTatcaaattgttgggagtgagaacATCAATGACACTATTTACAGAGGATAAATATAAAGCTCTAGTGTATGTATAGCTTGGGAAAATATGATTCATAATACATTTTTCACAAGGGAAAAATTctctttttgatttgtttaaacaaaaataaaacaaactgcaTAGAAACAATGTGTAAGTCCAAAGAGACACCAACTTAGTTTTAAAGCTGCAGTGGCATATAGAGGACCTCCTTGCAGCCTTATCCAGCCTGCTCTGTGGACCACAGTGATGCATGTAGAAGCCTATTAACTACCAAGGAGTTTGGAACACTGTTCCATTGGTTCTTCATCTGCTTGCTGCCTAGCAAGTCTGAAGCCtgcaatataaaatttttttaagatttcaaagtaaaaccaaaaaggaaataaaaagaatcctcACTCcccaaaacaaataaacacaaaaccTACTTTTTCCTAAAGGTCAGGGAAAGACTTTCTTCATTTCCCTCACTTATCCACGTAATTGATGGGACCCATGTTTCTACTGCATTGTCTATTTTAAAGAAGGGTGAGAGAGAGCTGACAACCCGAATTGCATTGTAACATGATTTAAGTGGCCAGGGGAGTCATTGTGGTGGTGCATGTTCCTCACATCATATCTGCTTTGGAcaaattaaaaggcaaaatatttACCTTAATCATTCTATATTGTTTGCAGTAACCTCTAAAGACAGTGCCTAGGAAAGATTTTGAATAACTGGTTTATATGATAAATGATTTTGTTAGGACACATAATTCAAGGAATGTGGAGTGATACGAATTTTTTTACTTGCACAGGAGAGACTTCCAGATAGAAATGACatgttgaagatttttaattctcaGATGATGGTGAAATCAAAACACAGAAATTTTATAAGACAGCAAGAATGAAATATCCTTCTCTGAATATTGCAGTTCAGATATGGGATAGGTAGGACATAAAAACAGAGTCTAAACTTGTGGGCTAATAATCACAAAATGAGACTGAAATCATAGCTTTGCTAAAGAAGGTGAAGTgaataataacaactaaaaaaatttcccaaaatgGCCCCCAGCTCAGAGCAATCACTAATCCCAAAAAGGCATTCTGATTTCCCAGTTGTGGTGATGGTCCTTGAATCAGGAAATGGATGGAAAATTCACCTTAGAGTGTGTTCACAAATAACCAAGTACATATATCCTACTATCTCAGTTGAATAGTTGAAAAAGACATAGTTGTAAGTGGGGAAAAATGCACATTGTTTTTTATGATCTGTAAATGTGGACTATTATTATAGGAAGTGTCAAGTGAAAGTTCCTGGAAATGTCCTTacctatgaaaataatttttaaagggcaACCTTAAATTGCTGAAAGAATCACAGAAATTATTGACACCACCAATATGTGAAGAATCAGGGATTGTTTTGCAAAAAACAATTTCACTTAACTTATGATTGGAAATGAACACAAGAAAGGAGCAAATTGGAGTTGGAATGTAATTATTGTAAGCCAAATCAGTTGATGTCTccagttcaggatgtgacctctttctgGAGTGAATGCATGAAAACTCTGGAAGCTGCTATACAGCCTGTGATGTGatattatttttctccaaaaccataaaataaaattagttgcTTTCATCTGGCAGTGAATGCCATATACTTTCATCCCTCCACaacctgctataattttatatgtaCAGAATTACCTGTGATAAATATTTTACTGATGAAAATCCAAGCAGCAGATTCTGCTTTCAATACTGATTACATGGAATAAAATAAGAGATCTTAGGATGTATAATAATTTAGAAGGAACAGGTGTCcttgatatataaaaattttttaaattgaattctaAAAATTGGGCAAATAACAGATTATCTCTCCATTCACTTACAAAGTTTCTAGATTTAGATCTCCTAGGGTTTGACCACTGTTAATTATGAACTTTTTTCTCAACTCGAGACAAAGAGTCCTTTTATAGCGAGAATGTTTCTCAGTTTTTTTAAGGccttctttatgtccttgtttctgagactgtagataaaggggttcagcatgggacTGACCaccgtgtacatcactgaggctattgcatttgcccttgagttttgACTAGCAGCAGAAGTAAAATAAACTCCAAGtcctgtaccataaaacaaggacactactgagaggtgagacccacaagtagaaaaagCTTTATATTTGCCCTCCattgttgaaattctcaaaatggtgGATGCAATCTTAGAGTAAGAGTAAAGAATCCCAGTGAGTGGAATAACAGCCAGAAGTCCAGCTTCAAAGTATATCACTaagtcattgaggaaggtgtcagaacaagcaagttggaccacctgattaagttcacagaaaaactgggacatttccaactctgtacaaaaagacaatcgcaaaaccattaagtcatgcaaaagggagacaaaaacactcaataaccaggatgccAGTAGCAGGCCGCCACAGACCTGGGCGTTCATGATGACCATGTAGTGCagagggtgacagatggccacaaagcggtcataAGCCATCACAGTCAAGAGGGAGATGTCTAATTgcccaaaaagcatgaaaaagaaCATCTGGCTGAGACAGTTTTCATAAgttatagttttgctttttgtctggatgttcagcagcatctttgggacagtggttgaggtgaaacagatatctgtaaaagagaggttggaaaggaagaagtacatgggtgtgtgaagGTGGGAGTCAGTGATGAtagccaggatgatgagcaggttcccaaaTATgatgaccaggtacatggacaggaacagtcCAAAGAGGAGAAGCTGTAACTTTGTATCTTCTGAGAGACCAAGGAggacaaattttaaaacatgtgtTTCATTTTCCATGAAGCAGAGGAAACTACTAGAAAAGATTCCAGAACAGTGAGAATTCAGTCACAAGCAATGACCCACAAATTGTCATAAATGCAATGGCTTGTAAACACATTAAATTAATGATTTCCTCTTAGGTAAAAATAGATCTAGTATGTTTTAATGGAAAAGGTCAGAGAAAACAGATGTTCCCATTTCTCCTTGATAATTTGGTGACTAGTCATCCTTGCCCGTAATTGGAAATAAATAACTCCTGGCAATATTTTCCACTACAAATTCtcatagaatttattttattcaacaattattttAACCAGTCATGTTTTCCCTTTTGATGAAAAAGTTGAAGTAATATATATTGTTGATGGTAGCCCcacttttattttacatttttaattgtgttttattttcttttttaatatatataaattttattcaattgtctttttttaaagatacatgaatccccaaaaaatgttatattacaaAATTcaagattcccacatacccagcACCCCACACCCcggactcctcccacatcagcaacctcccttatcattgtagcacattcattgcatttgatgaatacattttggagcactgctgaaccacttggattacagtttacattgtagtttacacactgtcccagtccatttagtgggttatggcaggatatataatgtccagcatctgtccctgcaacaacatttaggacaactccatgtcccaataGCACCacatatgaatgtaattaatattaacAAATTTTACAGGAAAACTTAATATGAATCATACACTTATAACtgtaataaaaagtataaaacttcTGGAATAAAACTTGTGAGAAAATCTAGGGACCAGGATTTGGTGATGAGTGTTTTgatataatagccaaaaaatgatacaagagagaagaaaatgtataacttaggctttattaaaatattaaactgctgctctttgaaagacttgaaaagggaatgaaaagaaaatcaacaggtTGGGAAAACATCTACAAAGCATACACCTGACAAATTCTTTGTATTCAAAAATGTAAATACCTCCTAACACCCAACATTAAGAAAGCAAatactcaatttaaaaattggcaaaggatCAGATCATAATCCTCACTAACAAGGTACAGTGTCGGCTAATAAGTGTAAACAAAAAGATGCCCCAAATCATTTGTCATTAGGAAATGGCAAAATTATAACCACAATGATATTTCACCACATGCTTATTAGAGTAGTTAAAAACCTAAACACGGACAATAAcaattgctggtgagaatgtgtCACAATATAGGCTCTTGTTCACTGTTAGTGAGAGTACAAATGGTAGAAGCAGAAGAGAGTTTAGCGGTTTCTTGTAATACTAAATATTCTTACCATACAATCCTGCAAACTTGCTCTTAGGTACATATGTGGCTAATATGAAAACTTAAGTGCACACAAACACCCATGGGTGAATGTTTGTAGCAGATATATTTATAATGTCCATAATGTGTAAGCAACCAATAAGTCATCCTATAGGTGAATAAACACTGTGCTATACTTATACAAGGCAATATAgctcagagattaaaaaaaaaaatgttccaactAGACACAAAAGGGAGGATGACTTCCAAATGACTGCTACTAATTGAAATAAATGAAGCTAAATATATTCCATAGATATGATATGTACCTGGGTACAAACTGTTCTCTGGATAAGGCAAAATAATAGAGACTGAATCAATGATCACTAGTTGACAGGGTTTAATGAAAGCGGATGTGTGTTGAATAGGTGAAGCACAGGTGGATTTTTagagcagtgaaactattctgtataacACTGTATGAGTAGACACATGGCATTATACATTtgtaacacaaagagtgaaccttgacgaatgcaatttaaaaatcaatttacaagGTTAAGGGAATCCCAGGAAGGAATGCAAAATATTCAAAACCATCTAACTGTATTACAATGTATGACATGCCCTTTCTATAAGGGATGAGAgaaaggtgctgaaagaagtaATACTGGGTATGAATAGCATCTGAAAAAGGAAGTCAAAGCACACTGTACATAAGCCCTGTACTCTACTTGATAAGATTATCCCACCACGGTATGGGTTAGCAAATCTTTTACTTCTGTATCTGTATCAATCAAAGTAGTTAGTAGAATGCAGATGATGGAATATACTTCCAACTGTGGAGTGGAAGTTCATACATAAGCAAGGAAAGGAGGTTAGACTTTTCTATGTGGTAATGGTTTAGAGGTAGATATATCAATATGAAATCATGTGTAGTTCAATATAGATGCAGATGATTACATGTAGAAATATGTATTGATATGTGTAAATGCACACATATTTCCTTAGTCTTTCGGCAGAGAAGGCCTAGAAGCCCCAAAATCAAAGAGCAAAATTAATTATTGACTATACACATTACTATTCTAGTGGAAGAACTctcatcattgatgtaaaggcagaggccaccggaggttctgaggggtgctAGAGGGAAGAATAGCTGTAATATAGGGGTATTTTCTGGACCCCACATATGTTCTGCATGActctgcaatgacagatacaggccattgtatatattttgtcataacttacaaaattttgtggggcaaagtataaactataatgtaaactgtagtccatggttagtagcagtgcttcaatatatgttcatcaattgtaataaatgtaccacacgaaggagattgtaaatgtgggaaagtgtgggaggaggagggagtgatAATATGGGGATCCCTTATACTCCTTAGGTAAcagttatataatctaaagcttctttaagataaaataaaaatattaaataaataaatgagcagaACTTTGGCCCTAATCTTGGATTTTAATGCACCATTATCCAATACAAGGCACCTTGGAAAAATGACTGACTCTAAGACTGGGAAAGGAAATATACAAGAAGAGCCTGGAGCATCTCATAGTACCAGAAAGGAAATAGATGGTAAAATAAAACCCTCAATGATGGGATATATCAGAGAGACACAGATCATAGTTGAAAGAACtcccatggaaaaaaaaattgaatggaataaataaaaaagtattacatCTCatccaatatataaaataaatatcatcaATCCAtgctgatataaataaattactgccaaaataaataaaaagagacaaatcTCCCATGGAGAAGTATTCCAATAATTTATGCAGCTATTAAGCTCTCAAGGAGGTGGAGTATAAATGTGACTCCTTGGCTTCACCTAGTGACTTCTTTCCAAAGGTGATATATGGAAAGGcagagaaatgaggaactttACTCTGGGGGAACCatgaaacactgttgatttaatACAACATCAGCATTGATAAGTCATGTTGACAGGACGCATCGTGGATATGATGCGGTGGAAATGGCACTTTCTAACTAGCATCTTCCTCCAAACACACATAATCCGTCTAGTATGAGTAAATATCAGACAAATCCCACATGAGGTACAATTTACAAAATGCCTGACCGGTACACCTCAAACCGTGCAGCTCATCAAAAACAAAGATGGTTTTTAGTAATTGTCTCCATCAAAAATGGACTAAGAATTTATGataaagaaatgtaaaatgatattcTGGATTGGTGATGTCAATAACGGGAAAGTGAGTGGCTATGGCTATGGAAACTCTCTCTCCTATCCTTGTTaaattttttgtaaatctaaCAGTTAAAAAACCAAGTTTATTAAGAAGCAAAATTATTagtaaaatgaaaaggaattaaTATTGATAAATCTGTACattatgattcaaccccacacAGTTTCACTCCCCACACCTACCTCACATCCACTGTGTTATTTCCATTGTTGATCATCTCTCTGGGGATTTGTGAACAGGAATAGTCACAAAGACCCAAAGTGAGCTTTCTAATGGGCAAACCCTTTCATGAACTTTTCTAATCCCTGCACTGATTCTCCAATAACTTCAAACATAATTATCCATCTTCTGAGCAAAACACAAGGATCTCTTTTATCTGCTAACTGCCAACATATCAAGGCTTCTGTTCCCCTTATCATCTCCTGCCTTTAATTGTTCACCAAATATTAATAAGTATTGCTAATACCAACATATTCGTTTACCTTGATCCCAGCATCCTTTCCTTGTCATCTCTCTTGGTATGTTTCTACCCCATGATACTCTTGGAATGACTCCAGTTCCTCCTTCATGTCTCAGTACAATTAGAAGGCCCCTTCTGAAACTTTTACTAACATCCACAGTATGAGTTCAAACTTTTGGATATTCTTCAGAAACATTAAAGAGCCACGTCAGTATATGGCCTATActcatttctattcttttaaaccCATtaggtattttttctttaatgtaaagAACAAAGTGTTGTTCATCTCTTTACTTAAAGAATAATATTCAGTGAATACCATAAattatttgatgaataaatgtttgttgaataactaatttaaaaatggatgagAAAACATCATCAGACCATCATCACAAATTATGGTCTATAGTGtccttttggtttattttttttcataagcCCCTATTATTAACCCAATCTATAACAGATGTTTTataacaatgtaaggtgctgTTGGGCGAGtgctatatgggaattctgcacatttgcatgcttgctttataagttcacaacttctctaatacaattatatacatatatatatatatatataaatggatgaAAGTGAATAAACAGATTTCTCAAACAATtgtagagaaagaagatgcagcaaaacaaGGGAAAAGGTTGCTGGGAGAGGGAAGCACCATGAATAAGT
This genomic interval from Dasypus novemcinctus isolate mDasNov1 chromosome 30, mDasNov1.1.hap2, whole genome shotgun sequence contains the following:
- the LOC131276791 gene encoding olfactory receptor 7A10-like, yielding MENETHVLKFVLLGLSEDTKLQLLLFGLFLSMYLVIIFGNLLIILAIITDSHLHTPMYFFLSNLSFTDICFTSTTVPKMLLNIQTKSKTITYENCLSQMFFFMLFGQLDISLLTVMAYDRFVAICHPLHYMVIMNAQVCGGLLLASWLLSVFVSLLHDLMVLRLSFCTELEMSQFFCELNQVVQLACSDTFLNDLVIYFEAGLLAVIPLTGILYSYSKIASTILRISTMEGKYKAFSTCGSHLSVVSLFYGTGLGVYFTSAASQNSRANAIASVMYTVVSPMLNPFIYSLRNKDIKKALKKLRNILAIKGLFVSS